In Streptomyces sp. NBC_01717, one DNA window encodes the following:
- a CDS encoding GAF domain-containing protein: MVTCRDLADTLVPGFADIAVVEVVDSTVRGDDAPLAPLPADVPLRRVAFRSSVDGDPPQAYPPGGVRSLPSPTPYSQALSDLRPRVVTLHPGLPWLETDPARADAIHASGAHSLLAAPLTLQGTVLGLVSLYRTGKSDPYDEADVEVVLAAAAHTALCIENARRYTREHSVAAALQRGLLPRRPVSHTALETAERSLRSAMVRARSSHEPRLEP, encoded by the coding sequence ATGGTGACCTGTCGGGACCTCGCTGACACCCTGGTGCCGGGGTTCGCGGACATCGCGGTCGTGGAGGTGGTGGATTCGACGGTGCGGGGCGATGACGCCCCGCTCGCTCCGCTGCCGGCTGACGTGCCGCTGCGCCGTGTCGCCTTCCGTAGCAGCGTCGACGGCGATCCACCGCAGGCGTATCCGCCGGGGGGCGTGCGCAGCCTGCCGTCGCCGACCCCATACTCGCAGGCACTGTCGGATCTGCGCCCTCGGGTGGTCACCCTGCATCCGGGTTTGCCGTGGCTGGAGACCGACCCGGCCCGCGCGGACGCGATCCACGCGTCCGGCGCCCATTCTCTTCTTGCGGCGCCACTGACGCTGCAGGGCACCGTGCTCGGCCTGGTGAGCCTCTACCGCACCGGGAAGTCGGATCCGTACGACGAGGCGGACGTAGAGGTCGTGCTCGCGGCGGCCGCCCACACGGCCCTGTGCATCGAGAACGCCCGCCGCTACACGCGAGAGCACTCCGTGGCCGCGGCACTGCAACGCGGGCTGCTTCCGCGCCGGCCTGTCTCGCACACCGCCCTGGAAACCGCCGAGCGCTCGCTGCGGTCGGCGATGGTGCGCGCCAGGTCCTCGCACGAGCCGAGGCTGGAGCCGTAG